A region of Candidatus Roizmanbacteria bacterium DNA encodes the following proteins:
- a CDS encoding insulinase family protein, producing MITTVKKLKNGLPVIFVDTEAFPSVTTMILVGAGSRFETPENNGIAHFFEHMAFKGSKKYPTAFDISSKIEGLGGAFNAFTAKDHTGYYVKAPVSHFSEVADVLSDMLLHSTLDQGEIDREKNVIVEEINMYEDMPSRKVSDVFDEMIFAGHPLSYDIAGSEKTVRSFTRKTFTDYIDELYHPNNAVVIVAGGLDTKTVGIEKYLGIIEEKFGSWDKTGKTKQNPFVSKQQKPSIIVRYKKTEQAHFCLGYRAFPFSDPRRHALTVLSGILGGGMSSRLFIEVRERRGLCYYVSTGRELYEDTGYMVTQAGVTNNISQVNEAIEVILKEHNKIAKGDVSKEELVKAKELLKGRLLLSLEDSYRVASLQGSRYLFENHTIEPEEIIALIDKVTGEEITAVASDLFREDRLNIALIGPYHKKDITI from the coding sequence ATGATCACAACTGTTAAAAAGCTAAAAAATGGACTGCCTGTTATCTTTGTCGATACGGAGGCTTTTCCCTCTGTAACGACCATGATTCTTGTGGGAGCAGGTTCTCGTTTTGAAACGCCGGAAAACAACGGAATTGCTCACTTTTTCGAACATATGGCATTCAAAGGTTCAAAAAAATATCCTACGGCTTTTGATATCTCTTCAAAAATAGAGGGATTAGGAGGGGCTTTTAATGCATTTACAGCAAAAGACCATACAGGGTATTATGTCAAAGCACCCGTGTCTCACTTCTCAGAAGTGGCGGATGTACTTTCCGATATGCTTCTGCACTCGACGCTGGATCAGGGAGAAATCGACCGTGAAAAAAATGTCATTGTGGAGGAGATAAACATGTATGAAGATATGCCGTCCCGAAAAGTATCCGATGTTTTTGATGAGATGATTTTTGCCGGTCATCCCTTATCCTACGATATAGCAGGAAGCGAAAAAACGGTACGATCATTTACCCGCAAGACATTTACCGATTATATTGACGAGCTGTATCATCCGAACAATGCCGTGGTCATAGTAGCGGGCGGTCTTGATACGAAAACGGTGGGGATTGAAAAATATCTTGGGATAATTGAGGAGAAATTCGGTTCATGGGACAAAACCGGCAAAACAAAACAAAATCCCTTCGTTTCGAAACAGCAAAAACCTTCTATTATTGTCCGCTACAAAAAAACCGAACAGGCACACTTCTGCTTAGGATATCGTGCCTTTCCCTTCTCAGATCCCCGCAGACATGCCCTTACTGTCTTGAGCGGTATCTTGGGAGGGGGAATGTCGTCACGCTTGTTTATAGAGGTGAGAGAGAGGCGTGGATTGTGTTATTACGTCTCAACAGGTCGTGAATTGTATGAGGATACGGGATATATGGTCACTCAGGCAGGAGTAACCAATAATATAAGTCAGGTCAATGAAGCAATCGAGGTAATACTCAAGGAGCATAACAAGATTGCAAAAGGGGATGTCAGCAAAGAAGAGCTGGTAAAAGCGAAGGAGCTCTTAAAAGGTCGATTGTTACTGTCTCTAGAAGATTCCTACCGTGTTGCATCACTTCAAGGTTCAAGATATCTCTTTGAAAATCATACAATTGAACCTGAAGAAATTATTGCACTAATAGATAAAGTGACCGGAGAGGAGATTACAGCAGTGGCGTCTGATCTGTTTCGAGAAGATCGTTTAAATATTGCATTGATCGGACCGTATCACAAGAAAGATATTACAATCTAA
- a CDS encoding transposase produces MSKWGGDQLRVIRSYDWQYNRDLMKKIRSLSDYNQSDVAQIRNDVLTFAEKYGIQAAVDAYGISRRTLFRWRKRRRDSEGQLDSLIPETTKPKTPRRMETHPKVISFIKEIREQYFCLGKEKIKPLLDEYCLQEGISTISESTIGKVIKRHNLQRKTYRIYHNPASGFAKRKVKYRQKVKRSPKVEDTGYIEIDTITKFVHGIKLYVFNAVDIKLKFQFSYGYSKLNSRNGADFMRRLELVYPIQDGIKTIQTDNGLEYLGNFHDYLEENNIPHLFIYPRCPKINAFIERANRTLQEEFMNPYIYTKWTGIGSFNRHLIEYLVWYNTKRVHKSLNNISPMDYLLSILPKECHMYGTHTRPILLFGFILE; encoded by the coding sequence ATGAGTAAATGGGGAGGAGATCAGCTTCGAGTAATTAGGAGTTATGACTGGCAGTACAATAGAGATCTTATGAAAAAGATACGATCTCTATCAGACTACAATCAGTCAGATGTAGCACAAATCAGAAACGATGTTCTGACATTTGCAGAGAAGTACGGGATACAAGCTGCAGTTGATGCATATGGGATATCACGAAGGACATTGTTTCGATGGAGGAAGAGACGGCGAGATTCAGAAGGGCAGTTGGATAGCCTGATACCAGAGACAACCAAGCCAAAGACACCCCGACGTATGGAGACTCACCCGAAGGTCATATCCTTTATCAAAGAGATTCGAGAACAATACTTTTGTTTGGGAAAGGAGAAGATCAAGCCCTTACTTGATGAGTATTGCCTACAGGAAGGAATTTCAACTATATCTGAGTCAACCATTGGAAAAGTGATCAAAAGACACAACCTGCAGCGCAAGACCTACCGGATCTATCACAATCCAGCAAGTGGCTTTGCAAAACGGAAAGTAAAGTACCGACAGAAGGTCAAGCGGTCTCCCAAGGTGGAAGATACCGGATACATTGAGATTGATACCATCACGAAGTTTGTACACGGAATCAAGCTGTATGTCTTCAATGCAGTGGACATCAAACTCAAATTCCAGTTCTCCTACGGATACTCAAAACTCAACAGCCGAAACGGTGCTGATTTTATGAGAAGACTGGAACTAGTATACCCAATACAAGATGGTATAAAAACCATACAAACAGATAACGGCCTCGAGTATCTGGGAAACTTCCATGACTATCTGGAAGAAAACAATATCCCACACCTCTTTATCTACCCCAGATGTCCCAAGATCAATGCCTTTATTGAGCGAGCAAACAGAACACTCCAGGAAGAATTTATGAACCCCTACATCTATACCAAGTGGACCGGTATCGGATCATTCAATCGTCACCTTATTGAATACCTCGTCTGGTACAATACAAAGCGAGTTCACAAAAGCCTGAACAATATTTCACCTATGGATTACCTATTATCTATTTTACCTAAAGAGTGCCATATGTATGGAACTCATACAAGACCTATACTTCTTTTCGGATTTATACTAGAATGA
- a CDS encoding prepilin peptidase, whose protein sequence is MIESYIFILGLFFGSFLNVLADRLPNGRTLLGRSKCDSCSHELSWRDLIPIISFIEIKGKCRYCKAPLSIQYPLSELFTGVIFLLTWILSNQWYHSEILHLIHIAIASVLIVMMLSDLRYQIIPDSMQVILLVLGIIRLIFLGMLQQEMNILGWTQFAGWAILHGVIVMAPLLTVYLITKGRGMGFGDVKFSFTSGFILGLWSGLGALYIGFITGGIVGVYLILSRRGKPKSKIAFGPFLILGFYIMLFFEHDVIFWIGRLYGF, encoded by the coding sequence ATGATAGAATCGTATATATTTATTTTAGGGCTCTTTTTCGGTTCATTTCTGAATGTACTTGCAGACAGATTGCCGAACGGAAGGACATTGCTTGGACGTTCAAAATGTGATTCATGTTCGCATGAATTATCGTGGAGAGATCTTATACCAATTATTTCATTTATTGAAATAAAGGGAAAATGTCGTTATTGTAAAGCCCCATTGTCTATACAATACCCATTAAGCGAATTATTTACTGGCGTAATATTTTTGCTGACGTGGATTTTATCAAATCAGTGGTATCATTCAGAAATCCTGCATCTAATCCATATTGCGATTGCTTCTGTATTGATTGTGATGATGCTGAGTGATCTGCGTTACCAGATTATTCCGGATTCTATGCAGGTAATATTGCTAGTGCTCGGCATAATAAGGCTTATCTTCTTGGGAATGCTCCAGCAGGAGATGAATATTCTCGGATGGACTCAATTTGCGGGTTGGGCGATTCTTCATGGAGTCATTGTTATGGCGCCATTGCTAACTGTTTATTTGATCACGAAAGGACGCGGAATGGGATTTGGAGATGTGAAGTTTTCATTTACGAGCGGCTTCATTCTGGGGTTGTGGTCAGGTCTTGGGGCTCTGTACATAGGATTTATAACAGGGGGAATTGTGGGGGTATATTTAATTTTATCGCGGCGAGGAAAACCGAAATCAAAAATTGCATTTGGCCCTTTTTTAATTTTAGGATTTTATATAATGCTTTTTTTTGAACATGACGTCATATTTTGGATAGGCAGATTATATGGATTTTAG